One segment of Anguilla anguilla isolate fAngAng1 chromosome 1, fAngAng1.pri, whole genome shotgun sequence DNA contains the following:
- the LOC118231852 gene encoding guanylate-binding protein 1-like isoform X1, which yields MTYSRTMRGKMQRPGQIGHMGDPEAPAKGSSDCVFRSEQGVAKAVMASCVAFMESPVCLIENTDGNLSVNSEAVDILMGLHQPVVVVAVVGLYRTGKSYLMNKLAGKKHGFALGATIQSKTKGIWMWAVPHPTKVGHTLVLLDTEGLGDVEKGDQRNDAWIFALAILLSSTLVYNSRGTIDNQAVENLQYVTELTERIKVKSPSGGSSSEDDGDGADAQFVQFFPKFVWAVRDFTLELKIDGRDVTDDQYLEHALSLKKGRDRKTTDYNLPRECIRNYFPARRCFVFATPTTPENMSRLETLDEDELSPSFRRVASAFCGYVFEKSSVKTVKGGLPVTGRMLGHLAKTYVDTIARGDVPCLENAVLTMAQIENEAARRDALKEYQEGMGALRFPVDMEQMSQQHRRWDSQATKTFMGRSFKDEDGQHLKALAEAIAKQYAELLCQNEAASEDFCRKLLTDLSAPMAQKMQGGFYATPGGYELYCADKDSVVAKFRSEPAKGVRAEEVLEMFLKEKSVESNSVLQADNKLSEQERKIHEGNHRVVLLEQEKRRETERAERAQKILSDQEESHQETIRQLMGKKEKELAEALKEMEQALDSKLLEQERLVSKGFQRKEQALREEIQNLKEDIKSTKQREKAAQQQMVTSLTMAIADGFQRYMEYKTACEESKLLELQDAERKYKLRPESGQLHHGPRPGLSQGGGLKQGAPGQGGPNLQEHQQGEDELGQAQASSSMAGAAVEQAHSKSNVSP from the exons AGTTGCGAAAGCAGTCATGGCCAGCTGTGTTGCCTTCATGGAGTCCCCAGTGTGTCTGATTGAAAATACGGATGGAAACCTTTCCGTGAACTCAGAGGCGGTAGACATCTTGATGGGGCTGCATCAGCCAGTAGTGGTGGTGGCCGTGGTTGGCTTGTATCGCACCGGAAAGTCTTACCTCATGAACAAACTGGCTGGGAAGAAGCATG GATTTGCCCTGGGAGCCACCATACAGTCCAAAACCAAGGGCATCTGGATGTGGGCGGTACCTCATCCCACGAAAGTCGGCCACACCCTAGTGTTGCTGGACACCGAGGGGCTTGGGGATGTGGAGAAG GGAGACCAGAGGAACGACGCCTGGATCTTTGCACTGGCCATCCTCCTGAGCAGCACTCTAGTGTACAACAGCCGGGGGACCATAGACAACCAAGCAGTGGAGAACCTGCA ATATGTCACCGAGCTGACAGAACGGATCAAAGTCAAATCCCCCAGTGGCGGTTCGTCCTCTGAGGATGATGGCGATGGAGCAGACGCACAGTTTGTGCAGTTCTTCCCCAAGTTTGTGTGGGCAGTTCGGGATTTCACGCTGGAGCTCAAGATTGATGGGAGGGATGTGACCGACGACCAGTATTTGGAGCATGCCTTGTCCCTCAAAAAAG GGAGGGACAGGAAGACTACAGATTACAACCTGCCCCGTGAGTGCATCCGTAACTACTTCCCCGCGAGGAGGTGTTTCGTGTTCGCGACCCCCACCACCCCGGAGAACATGTCGCGCCTGGAGACCCTGGACGAGGACGAGCTCAGCCCCTCGTTTCGTCGCGTCGCCTCCGCCTTCTGCGGTTACGTCTTCGAGAAGAGCTCCGTCAAGACGGTCAAAGGAGGGCTGCCCGTGACCGGAAGGA TGCTCGGCCACTTGGCGAAAACGTACGTGGACACCATCGCCCGAGGCGACGTGCCCTGCCTGGAGAACGCCGTGCTGACCATGGCGCAGATCGAGAACGAGGCTGCGCGGCGGGACGCGCTGAAGGAGTACCAGGAGGGCATGGGGGCGCTCCGCTTCCCCGTGGACATGGAGCAGATGTCCCAGCAGCACAGGCGCTGGGATTCGCAGGCCACCAAGACCTTCATGGGCCGCTCCTTCAAAGACGAAGACGGCCAGCACCTGAAAGCCCTGGCG GAGGCCATCGCGAAGCAGTACGCTGAACTTCTCTGCCAGAACGAGGCGGCGTCTGAGGATTTCTGCAGGAAGCTCCTGACTGACCTGTCTGCCCCGATGGCCCAAAAAATGCAGGGCGGCTTCTACGCCACGCCGGGAGGGTACGAGCTGTACTGCGCCGACAAGGACAGCGTGGTGGCCAAGTTCCGCAGCGAGCCTGCCAAAGGCGTCCGG GCAGAGGAAGTACTGGAAATGTTCCTGAAGGAAAAAAGTGTGGAATCCAACTCCGTTCTGCAGGCTGACAATAAGCTCAGCGAGCAGGAGAGAAAGATTCACG AGGGGAACCACAGGGTGGTGCTGTTGGAacaggagaaaaggagggagacggagagagcggAACGGGCTCAGAAGATTCTAAGTGACCAGGAAGAGAGTCACCAGGAGACCATTCGTCAGTTAATG GGCAAGAAGGAGAAGGAGTTGGCTGAAGCACTGAAGGAGATGGAGCAAGCGCTGGACAGCAAACTGCTGGAACAGGAGCGGCTGGTGTCCAAGGGGTTCCAGAGAAAAGAACAGGCCCTGAGGGAGGAGATCCAGAATCTGAAGGAGGATATAAAAAGcacaaagcagagagagaaggctgCCCAGCAGCAGATGGTGACGAGCCTGACCATGGCCATCGCTGATGGTTTCCAACGCTACATGGAGTACAAGACAGCCTGCGAGGAGAGCAAACTACTGGAACTGCAAGACGCGGAGAGAAAATACAAGCTCCGGCCGGAGTCGGGTCAGCTCCACCACGGCCCCAGGCCCGGCTTAAGCCAGGGTGGGGGGTTAAAGCAAGGCGCTCCGGGGCAAGGAGGCCCGAACCTCCAAGAGCACCAGCAAGGGGAGGACGAACTTGGACAGGCACAGGCAAGCTCCTCTATGGCTGGCGCGGCGGTGGAACAAGCTCATTCAAAGTCCAATGTGAGCCCCTGA
- the LOC118231852 gene encoding guanylate-binding protein 1-like isoform X3 yields MRGKMQRPGQIGHMGDPEAPAKGSSDCVFRSEQGVAKAVMASCVAFMESPVCLIENTDGNLSVNSEAVDILMGLHQPVVVVAVVGLYRTGKSYLMNKLAGKKHGFALGATIQSKTKGIWMWAVPHPTKVGHTLVLLDTEGLGDVEKGDQRNDAWIFALAILLSSTLVYNSRGTIDNQAVENLQYVTELTERIKVKSPSGGSSSEDDGDGADAQFVQFFPKFVWAVRDFTLELKIDGRDVTDDQYLEHALSLKKGRDRKTTDYNLPRECIRNYFPARRCFVFATPTTPENMSRLETLDEDELSPSFRRVASAFCGYVFEKSSVKTVKGGLPVTGRMLGHLAKTYVDTIARGDVPCLENAVLTMAQIENEAARRDALKEYQEGMGALRFPVDMEQMSQQHRRWDSQATKTFMGRSFKDEDGQHLKALAEAIAKQYAELLCQNEAASEDFCRKLLTDLSAPMAQKMQGGFYATPGGYELYCADKDSVVAKFRSEPAKGVRAEEVLEMFLKEKSVESNSVLQADNKLSEQERKIHEQNLKATLLEQERQAEEERRVEAERTLEDERQSQEEKIRMMTERVKEEMKQQRAEADRAMECKLQEQRDLLEKGFREKAELMNQEVQILKEKSKESDNSGNVWTNAVLPVIRQGLETASSIFQYKLFKKFR; encoded by the exons AGTTGCGAAAGCAGTCATGGCCAGCTGTGTTGCCTTCATGGAGTCCCCAGTGTGTCTGATTGAAAATACGGATGGAAACCTTTCCGTGAACTCAGAGGCGGTAGACATCTTGATGGGGCTGCATCAGCCAGTAGTGGTGGTGGCCGTGGTTGGCTTGTATCGCACCGGAAAGTCTTACCTCATGAACAAACTGGCTGGGAAGAAGCATG GATTTGCCCTGGGAGCCACCATACAGTCCAAAACCAAGGGCATCTGGATGTGGGCGGTACCTCATCCCACGAAAGTCGGCCACACCCTAGTGTTGCTGGACACCGAGGGGCTTGGGGATGTGGAGAAG GGAGACCAGAGGAACGACGCCTGGATCTTTGCACTGGCCATCCTCCTGAGCAGCACTCTAGTGTACAACAGCCGGGGGACCATAGACAACCAAGCAGTGGAGAACCTGCA ATATGTCACCGAGCTGACAGAACGGATCAAAGTCAAATCCCCCAGTGGCGGTTCGTCCTCTGAGGATGATGGCGATGGAGCAGACGCACAGTTTGTGCAGTTCTTCCCCAAGTTTGTGTGGGCAGTTCGGGATTTCACGCTGGAGCTCAAGATTGATGGGAGGGATGTGACCGACGACCAGTATTTGGAGCATGCCTTGTCCCTCAAAAAAG GGAGGGACAGGAAGACTACAGATTACAACCTGCCCCGTGAGTGCATCCGTAACTACTTCCCCGCGAGGAGGTGTTTCGTGTTCGCGACCCCCACCACCCCGGAGAACATGTCGCGCCTGGAGACCCTGGACGAGGACGAGCTCAGCCCCTCGTTTCGTCGCGTCGCCTCCGCCTTCTGCGGTTACGTCTTCGAGAAGAGCTCCGTCAAGACGGTCAAAGGAGGGCTGCCCGTGACCGGAAGGA TGCTCGGCCACTTGGCGAAAACGTACGTGGACACCATCGCCCGAGGCGACGTGCCCTGCCTGGAGAACGCCGTGCTGACCATGGCGCAGATCGAGAACGAGGCTGCGCGGCGGGACGCGCTGAAGGAGTACCAGGAGGGCATGGGGGCGCTCCGCTTCCCCGTGGACATGGAGCAGATGTCCCAGCAGCACAGGCGCTGGGATTCGCAGGCCACCAAGACCTTCATGGGCCGCTCCTTCAAAGACGAAGACGGCCAGCACCTGAAAGCCCTGGCG GAGGCCATCGCGAAGCAGTACGCTGAACTTCTCTGCCAGAACGAGGCGGCGTCTGAGGATTTCTGCAGGAAGCTCCTGACTGACCTGTCTGCCCCGATGGCCCAAAAAATGCAGGGCGGCTTCTACGCCACGCCGGGAGGGTACGAGCTGTACTGCGCCGACAAGGACAGCGTGGTGGCCAAGTTCCGCAGCGAGCCTGCCAAAGGCGTCCGG GCAGAGGAAGTACTGGAAATGTTCCTGAAGGAAAAAAGTGTGGAATCCAACTCCGTTCTGCAGGCTGACAATAAGCTCAGCGAGCAGGAGAGAAAGATTCACG AGCAAAACCTGAAAGCCACTctgctggagcaggagaggcAGGCGGAGGAGGAGCGGCGGGTGGAGGCGGAGAGGACCCTGGAGGACGAGCGCCAGAGCCAGGAGGAGAAGATCCGCATGATGACGGAGAGGGTGAAGGAAGAGATGAAGCAGCAGCGGGCCGAGGCGGACAGGGCCATGGAGTGTAagctgcaggagcagagggaCCTGCTGGAGAAAGGGTTCAGGGAGAAGGCCGAGCTCATGAACCAGGAGGTCCAGATCCTCAAGGAGAAGAGCAAGGAGTCCGACAATTCTGGCAACGTGTGGACCAACGCTGTCCTACCAGTGATAAGACAGGGGCTGGAGACAGCGTCCTCTATTTTCCAATACAAGCTGTTCAAAAAATTtaggtaa
- the LOC118231852 gene encoding guanylate-binding protein 1-like isoform X2 — translation MASCVAFMESPVCLIENTDGNLSVNSEAVDILMGLHQPVVVVAVVGLYRTGKSYLMNKLAGKKHGFALGATIQSKTKGIWMWAVPHPTKVGHTLVLLDTEGLGDVEKGDQRNDAWIFALAILLSSTLVYNSRGTIDNQAVENLQYVTELTERIKVKSPSGGSSSEDDGDGADAQFVQFFPKFVWAVRDFTLELKIDGRDVTDDQYLEHALSLKKGRDRKTTDYNLPRECIRNYFPARRCFVFATPTTPENMSRLETLDEDELSPSFRRVASAFCGYVFEKSSVKTVKGGLPVTGRMLGHLAKTYVDTIARGDVPCLENAVLTMAQIENEAARRDALKEYQEGMGALRFPVDMEQMSQQHRRWDSQATKTFMGRSFKDEDGQHLKALAEAIAKQYAELLCQNEAASEDFCRKLLTDLSAPMAQKMQGGFYATPGGYELYCADKDSVVAKFRSEPAKGVRAEEVLEMFLKEKSVESNSVLQADNKLSEQERKIHEGNHRVVLLEQEKRRETERAERAQKILSDQEESHQETIRQLMGKKEKELAEALKEMEQALDSKLLEQERLVSKGFQRKEQALREEIQNLKEDIKSTKQREKAAQQQMVTSLTMAIADGFQRYMEYKTACEESKLLELQDAERKYKLRPESGQLHHGPRPGLSQGGGLKQGAPGQGGPNLQEHQQGEDELGQAQASSSMAGAAVEQAHSKSNVSP, via the exons ATGGCCAGCTGTGTTGCCTTCATGGAGTCCCCAGTGTGTCTGATTGAAAATACGGATGGAAACCTTTCCGTGAACTCAGAGGCGGTAGACATCTTGATGGGGCTGCATCAGCCAGTAGTGGTGGTGGCCGTGGTTGGCTTGTATCGCACCGGAAAGTCTTACCTCATGAACAAACTGGCTGGGAAGAAGCATG GATTTGCCCTGGGAGCCACCATACAGTCCAAAACCAAGGGCATCTGGATGTGGGCGGTACCTCATCCCACGAAAGTCGGCCACACCCTAGTGTTGCTGGACACCGAGGGGCTTGGGGATGTGGAGAAG GGAGACCAGAGGAACGACGCCTGGATCTTTGCACTGGCCATCCTCCTGAGCAGCACTCTAGTGTACAACAGCCGGGGGACCATAGACAACCAAGCAGTGGAGAACCTGCA ATATGTCACCGAGCTGACAGAACGGATCAAAGTCAAATCCCCCAGTGGCGGTTCGTCCTCTGAGGATGATGGCGATGGAGCAGACGCACAGTTTGTGCAGTTCTTCCCCAAGTTTGTGTGGGCAGTTCGGGATTTCACGCTGGAGCTCAAGATTGATGGGAGGGATGTGACCGACGACCAGTATTTGGAGCATGCCTTGTCCCTCAAAAAAG GGAGGGACAGGAAGACTACAGATTACAACCTGCCCCGTGAGTGCATCCGTAACTACTTCCCCGCGAGGAGGTGTTTCGTGTTCGCGACCCCCACCACCCCGGAGAACATGTCGCGCCTGGAGACCCTGGACGAGGACGAGCTCAGCCCCTCGTTTCGTCGCGTCGCCTCCGCCTTCTGCGGTTACGTCTTCGAGAAGAGCTCCGTCAAGACGGTCAAAGGAGGGCTGCCCGTGACCGGAAGGA TGCTCGGCCACTTGGCGAAAACGTACGTGGACACCATCGCCCGAGGCGACGTGCCCTGCCTGGAGAACGCCGTGCTGACCATGGCGCAGATCGAGAACGAGGCTGCGCGGCGGGACGCGCTGAAGGAGTACCAGGAGGGCATGGGGGCGCTCCGCTTCCCCGTGGACATGGAGCAGATGTCCCAGCAGCACAGGCGCTGGGATTCGCAGGCCACCAAGACCTTCATGGGCCGCTCCTTCAAAGACGAAGACGGCCAGCACCTGAAAGCCCTGGCG GAGGCCATCGCGAAGCAGTACGCTGAACTTCTCTGCCAGAACGAGGCGGCGTCTGAGGATTTCTGCAGGAAGCTCCTGACTGACCTGTCTGCCCCGATGGCCCAAAAAATGCAGGGCGGCTTCTACGCCACGCCGGGAGGGTACGAGCTGTACTGCGCCGACAAGGACAGCGTGGTGGCCAAGTTCCGCAGCGAGCCTGCCAAAGGCGTCCGG GCAGAGGAAGTACTGGAAATGTTCCTGAAGGAAAAAAGTGTGGAATCCAACTCCGTTCTGCAGGCTGACAATAAGCTCAGCGAGCAGGAGAGAAAGATTCACG AGGGGAACCACAGGGTGGTGCTGTTGGAacaggagaaaaggagggagacggagagagcggAACGGGCTCAGAAGATTCTAAGTGACCAGGAAGAGAGTCACCAGGAGACCATTCGTCAGTTAATG GGCAAGAAGGAGAAGGAGTTGGCTGAAGCACTGAAGGAGATGGAGCAAGCGCTGGACAGCAAACTGCTGGAACAGGAGCGGCTGGTGTCCAAGGGGTTCCAGAGAAAAGAACAGGCCCTGAGGGAGGAGATCCAGAATCTGAAGGAGGATATAAAAAGcacaaagcagagagagaaggctgCCCAGCAGCAGATGGTGACGAGCCTGACCATGGCCATCGCTGATGGTTTCCAACGCTACATGGAGTACAAGACAGCCTGCGAGGAGAGCAAACTACTGGAACTGCAAGACGCGGAGAGAAAATACAAGCTCCGGCCGGAGTCGGGTCAGCTCCACCACGGCCCCAGGCCCGGCTTAAGCCAGGGTGGGGGGTTAAAGCAAGGCGCTCCGGGGCAAGGAGGCCCGAACCTCCAAGAGCACCAGCAAGGGGAGGACGAACTTGGACAGGCACAGGCAAGCTCCTCTATGGCTGGCGCGGCGGTGGAACAAGCTCATTCAAAGTCCAATGTGAGCCCCTGA